Proteins encoded in a region of the Sulfurimonas marina genome:
- a CDS encoding DEAD/DEAH box helicase, which produces MSFEKLGVFKPLLDAINDLGYTEPTIIQQRAIPLVLQKKDLFATAQTGTGKTAAFALPLLQKLRKKDTSKGVRAVIVSPTRELSVQIYEDITAYSKYMDIKCEAIISGKDIVKQIAKLKGGAEVIVATPGRLLELTQNGLKLDDVEVFVLDEADRMLDMGFSKDIKAIHPLLPKRHQTLLFSATFSEKVRKLSKLILTSPAFIETAKKNTTVDTINQVAYLVDANRKAELLAYLIGSRNYPQVLVFTRTKASADILGEELEKDGLKTGVIHGDKTKANRLKTLKQFMEGKFRVLVATDIASRGLDIEELPYVINYELPSIPEDYVHRVGRTGRAGREGEAISLLDVYEKYEIRDIEKLIGQKIDKETVEGFEPDPNIRRKDIDEVKLKSEHKKQEKRFVKTKKEAVKTTATSLKRAKKRKTTKRDPR; this is translated from the coding sequence ATGTCATTTGAAAAACTAGGAGTTTTTAAGCCTCTGTTAGATGCTATAAACGATCTTGGGTATACTGAACCAACAATAATACAACAAAGAGCTATCCCATTAGTTTTACAAAAGAAAGATCTTTTTGCAACAGCACAAACGGGAACTGGAAAAACGGCAGCATTTGCACTTCCATTGCTCCAAAAATTAAGAAAAAAAGATACAAGCAAGGGTGTCCGCGCAGTTATCGTCTCTCCGACAAGAGAGTTAAGTGTACAGATTTATGAAGATATTACAGCGTATTCAAAATATATGGATATTAAATGTGAAGCTATCATTAGTGGAAAAGATATCGTTAAGCAGATTGCAAAACTAAAAGGTGGGGCTGAAGTGATCGTGGCAACTCCGGGACGTTTGTTGGAGTTAACACAAAACGGTCTTAAACTCGATGATGTTGAAGTTTTTGTTCTTGATGAAGCCGATCGTATGCTGGATATGGGTTTTAGCAAAGATATTAAAGCTATCCATCCACTGCTTCCTAAAAGACATCAGACACTTCTGTTCTCGGCAACATTTTCAGAAAAAGTAAGAAAATTATCAAAACTGATTCTTACATCTCCCGCTTTTATTGAAACGGCTAAGAAAAATACAACGGTAGATACGATCAATCAGGTTGCTTATCTTGTTGATGCAAATAGAAAAGCCGAACTGTTAGCGTACTTGATAGGCTCAAGAAACTATCCTCAAGTACTTGTATTTACAAGAACAAAAGCAAGTGCAGATATTTTAGGCGAAGAGCTTGAAAAAGATGGTCTCAAAACTGGTGTAATTCACGGCGATAAAACAAAAGCAAACCGTCTTAAAACTTTAAAGCAGTTTATGGAAGGGAAGTTCCGTGTACTGGTTGCCACAGATATAGCTTCTCGTGGGCTTGATATTGAAGAACTCCCATATGTAATTAACTATGAACTGCCATCTATTCCGGAAGATTATGTACACCGTGTAGGTCGTACAGGTCGTGCAGGGCGTGAAGGGGAGGCTATATCTTTACTTGATGTATATGAAAAGTATGAAATTCGTGATATTGAAAAGCTGATCGGTCAAAAGATTGATAAAGAGACAGTTGAAGGTTTTGAGCCTGACCCAAACATTAGAAGAAAAGATATTGATGAAGTCAAA
- a CDS encoding EAL domain-containing protein yields the protein MILMLLLPFIMMWNLGGFENGSNTMIWAFLSPIMALLYTEKKEPFYWLMAFLVLLSLSVLLEPILAKRTITYTLKEFLFLINTSAVLSGIYILLKYFINQTKTDVNNNISFLQSYKTTIDTNLVVTKTDLDGNITFANENFYKISKYNADEALGAKHNIVRHPETDPSVYKEIWNTILEKRTWHGQLRNQAKDGSTYWVETAISPILDKDNNIVEFIAIRYDITEIIQKQETLTKLLYTDTLTGLKNRKALFRDKNENVQHSLVLINLDKFSQINNLYGEAFGDKVLIKFSKFLLEVLEQRESCDLYRLGGDEFVILSEERDPVVLQNNITNLIQYLHERPITIEGQEISLGISVGISLEDNKSLLESSSMALKSAKRNGKHIVLYSDSISLNKEYENNLKWVKEIKEAIKHNRVVLYYQAIKDNKTDTIFKYETLIRLLDEKGNVVPPQQFLEIAKKSKLYKDLTKIVINKSFEYFKDKKFHFSVNITIEDILDPEINKFIINALQKYNVGPQVSFEIVETESIEKFEVIEQFINDVKSYGAKISIDDFGTGYSNFEYLMKLQADYIKIDGSIIKNIVHDKKSALITSIIVSFAKEMNIKTIGEFVENEDIERKLKELGVDKSQGYFIEKPKEKL from the coding sequence ATGATTTTAATGCTCTTACTTCCATTCATTATGATGTGGAATTTAGGCGGCTTTGAAAATGGTAGTAATACTATGATTTGGGCATTTTTATCACCTATTATGGCCTTACTCTATACAGAGAAAAAAGAGCCCTTTTACTGGCTCATGGCATTTTTAGTTCTTCTAAGCCTTTCTGTTTTACTTGAACCTATTCTGGCAAAGCGAACTATTACTTACACTTTAAAAGAGTTTCTATTTCTAATAAATACTTCTGCTGTACTCTCAGGAATATATATACTTTTAAAATATTTTATAAATCAAACAAAAACCGATGTAAATAACAATATCTCTTTTTTACAAAGTTATAAAACAACAATCGATACAAACCTTGTTGTTACCAAGACTGACCTTGATGGAAACATCACTTTTGCAAATGAGAACTTTTACAAAATTTCAAAATACAATGCAGATGAAGCACTAGGTGCTAAACACAATATAGTACGCCATCCGGAAACTGATCCAAGTGTATATAAAGAGATTTGGAATACTATTTTAGAGAAGCGTACGTGGCACGGCCAACTCAGAAATCAAGCAAAAGATGGTTCAACATACTGGGTAGAGACTGCTATTTCACCGATATTGGATAAAGATAACAATATAGTAGAGTTTATTGCAATCCGTTACGATATTACAGAGATTATACAAAAGCAGGAAACACTCACAAAACTACTTTACACAGACACTTTAACAGGTCTCAAAAACAGAAAAGCACTTTTTAGAGATAAAAATGAGAATGTTCAACACTCATTGGTGCTTATAAATTTAGATAAATTCAGCCAGATCAACAATCTTTACGGCGAGGCTTTTGGAGATAAAGTACTTATAAAGTTTAGCAAGTTTTTACTTGAAGTACTCGAACAACGAGAGAGCTGTGATCTTTACAGACTCGGTGGCGATGAATTTGTTATTCTCTCCGAAGAGCGTGATCCTGTAGTTTTACAGAACAATATCACAAATCTTATCCAATACCTTCATGAAAGACCTATAACAATAGAAGGACAGGAGATAAGCCTTGGTATCTCTGTAGGAATTTCCCTGGAAGACAATAAGTCTCTTTTAGAATCATCAAGTATGGCTTTAAAATCTGCAAAACGAAACGGAAAGCACATTGTACTTTATTCAGATTCTATCTCTCTCAATAAAGAGTATGAGAACAATCTTAAATGGGTCAAAGAGATAAAAGAGGCTATAAAACACAATAGAGTGGTTTTATATTATCAAGCGATCAAAGACAATAAAACAGATACCATATTCAAGTATGAAACACTTATTAGACTACTTGATGAGAAGGGGAATGTTGTCCCTCCACAACAATTTTTAGAGATTGCCAAAAAGTCAAAACTCTATAAAGACTTAACAAAGATCGTGATTAATAAAAGTTTTGAGTATTTCAAAGATAAAAAGTTTCACTTTTCAGTAAATATTACAATAGAAGATATACTCGATCCTGAAATTAACAAGTTTATTATCAATGCACTGCAAAAATACAACGTAGGACCGCAAGTCTCATTTGAAATAGTTGAGACTGAAAGTATTGAAAAATTTGAAGTAATTGAACAGTTTATAAATGATGTAAAATCATATGGAGCGAAAATCTCTATAGATGACTTCGGTACAGGATACTCGAACTTTGAGTACCTTATGAAACTGCAAGCCGACTACATAAAAATTGATGGTAGCATCATTAAAAATATAGTCCATGACAAAAAGTCGGCACTTATCACTTCTATCATAGTTTCGTTTGCAAAAGAGATGAATATCAAGACGATTGGTGAGTTTGTTGAAAATGAAGATATTGAAAGAAAACTTAAAGAGTTAGGCGTTGATAAATCTCAAGGTTATTTTATAGAAAAACCTAAAGAAAAATTATAA